The Desulfuromonas sp. genome has a window encoding:
- the atpD gene encoding F0F1 ATP synthase subunit beta, with protein sequence MNKGKITQVIGPVVDVEFEAGKLPEIYHALKITNPALGEGEWNLVVEVAQHLGENTVRTIAMDSSEGLVRGQEVMDTGKQIVMPVGSGTLGRILNVVGEPVDEAGPIKTDLEWEIHRPTPAFVDQSTKVESFETGIKVIDLLAPYVRGGKIGLFGGAGVGKTVLIMELINNLAQQHGGLSVFAGVGERTREGNDLWEEMKESGVLGKTALVYGQMNEPPGARARVALSALTVAEYFRDEEGQDVLLFVDNIFRFTQAGSEVSALLGRIPSAVGYQPTLSTEMGELQERITTTTKGSITSVQAIYVPADDLTDPAPATAFAHLDATTVLSRQIAELGIYPAVDPLDSNSRILDPQVVGEEHYTLAREVQFVLQRYKDLQDIIAILGMDELSEEDRLVVARARKIQRFLSQPFHVAEVFTGSPGKYVELKDTIKGFREIVDGKHDDVPEQAFYLVGTIDEALEKAKKLAA encoded by the coding sequence ATGAATAAAGGAAAGATCACTCAGGTTATCGGCCCCGTCGTCGACGTGGAATTTGAGGCCGGTAAGCTCCCCGAGATTTACCACGCCCTCAAGATCACCAACCCCGCCCTTGGCGAAGGTGAGTGGAACCTCGTCGTCGAGGTTGCCCAGCATCTTGGCGAAAACACCGTCCGGACCATCGCGATGGACTCCTCCGAGGGTCTGGTGCGCGGCCAGGAGGTCATGGACACCGGCAAGCAGATCGTCATGCCCGTCGGGAGCGGCACCCTCGGCCGGATCCTCAACGTCGTCGGGGAGCCCGTTGACGAGGCTGGACCGATTAAAACCGACCTGGAGTGGGAGATCCACCGTCCTACCCCCGCGTTCGTCGACCAGTCGACCAAGGTCGAGTCGTTTGAGACCGGGATCAAGGTCATCGACCTGCTCGCTCCCTACGTCCGCGGCGGCAAGATCGGCCTCTTCGGCGGCGCCGGCGTCGGCAAGACGGTTCTGATCATGGAACTCATCAATAACCTCGCCCAGCAGCACGGCGGCTTATCTGTTTTCGCCGGTGTCGGCGAGCGGACCCGCGAGGGGAACGACCTCTGGGAAGAGATGAAGGAATCCGGCGTTCTCGGGAAGACCGCTCTGGTCTACGGCCAGATGAACGAGCCCCCCGGGGCCCGCGCCCGTGTCGCCCTCTCCGCTCTGACCGTCGCCGAGTACTTCCGTGACGAAGAAGGTCAGGACGTGCTCCTTTTCGTCGACAACATCTTCCGCTTCACCCAGGCCGGCTCCGAGGTTTCGGCGCTCCTGGGCCGCATCCCCTCGGCCGTCGGTTACCAGCCGACCCTCTCCACCGAGATGGGCGAACTGCAGGAGCGCATCACCACCACCACCAAGGGCTCCATCACCTCGGTGCAGGCGATCTACGTCCCCGCCGACGACCTCACCGATCCGGCGCCGGCGACGGCCTTTGCCCACCTCGACGCCACGACGGTTCTCTCCCGGCAGATCGCCGAGCTCGGCATCTATCCCGCGGTGGACCCCCTCGACTCCAACAGCCGGATCCTCGATCCTCAGGTTGTCGGCGAAGAGCACTACACGCTTGCCCGCGAAGTTCAGTTCGTCCTTCAGCGCTACAAGGACCTGCAGGACATCATCGCCATCCTCGGCATGGACGAGCTCTCGGAGGAAGACCGGCTGGTCGTCGCCCGGGCGCGCAAGATCCAGCGTTTCTTGTCCCAGCCCTTCCACGTCGCCGAGGTCTTCACCGGGTCTCCCGGAAAGTACGTCGAGCTCAAGGACACCATCAAGGGTTTCAGGGAAATCGTCGACGGCAAGCACGACGATGTCCCCGAGCAGGCCTTCTACCTGGTCGGCACCATCGACGAGGCCCTTGAAAAGGCCAAGAAGCTGGCGGCCTAA